A single region of the Arthrobacter sp. V1I7 genome encodes:
- a CDS encoding PLP-dependent aminotransferase family protein, producing the protein MGEAEIPIVLDRQSPASLTAQLASQLRIAILNGLLQPEHTLPATRRMATELGISRGVVVRAFEQLSGEGFLESSGAGGTKVAVRPDIQTRPRKKTEHNSNRTQADSIDLTPGRPSGTPFKDREWRNAWKKALSEQGNTHLPPALGTSALREAVTRHLAVSRGLSVEPEDVIITGGTSDALQLVVAMLRSHADHPHILVEDPGYPTARRVMSAAGAQLLTVPVDENGLKSSQLAALSDIPDAVLITPSHQYPLGGRMAVQERLGLLKWADHHGVLVLEDDYDSEFRHSRMPLPAVASLPTNAEVVLLGTFSKNLSPWLRCGYLVVRGDAGHRLKAVREALDTPVAGVLQSALAHYIQEGGLARHVTRARREYSHRRAMLMQRLGFREDLELTALDGGLHAVIRFEQPDAADLAAKALQQGVRVTPLAGYYADRQPTNGLIIGYGAVTDLQLSRALTIISSLLNTTAEHNTRP; encoded by the coding sequence ATGGGTGAAGCTGAAATACCGATCGTGCTCGACAGGCAGAGCCCCGCCTCCCTGACCGCACAACTGGCCAGCCAGCTGCGCATTGCCATCCTCAACGGACTCCTTCAGCCCGAACACACGCTTCCCGCGACGCGACGGATGGCAACGGAACTAGGCATCTCACGCGGCGTCGTCGTCCGCGCGTTCGAGCAGCTATCCGGCGAAGGGTTCCTTGAAAGCAGCGGAGCAGGCGGAACCAAAGTCGCGGTCCGCCCCGACATCCAAACCCGTCCCCGCAAAAAGACGGAGCACAACAGCAACCGCACCCAAGCTGACTCGATTGACCTGACCCCGGGCAGGCCGTCCGGGACGCCCTTCAAAGACAGGGAATGGCGTAACGCCTGGAAAAAGGCACTATCAGAACAGGGAAACACGCACCTGCCGCCAGCCCTCGGGACCTCCGCGCTGCGCGAAGCAGTCACCCGACATCTTGCAGTGTCCCGAGGGCTCTCCGTCGAACCCGAGGACGTCATCATCACCGGCGGCACCAGCGACGCACTTCAGCTAGTCGTGGCCATGCTCCGCAGCCACGCAGATCACCCCCACATCCTGGTGGAGGACCCCGGCTACCCAACAGCCCGCCGGGTCATGAGCGCCGCCGGTGCCCAGCTTTTGACCGTTCCGGTAGACGAAAACGGTCTCAAAAGTTCCCAACTGGCCGCACTGAGCGACATACCCGACGCGGTACTCATAACGCCCAGCCACCAGTACCCGCTGGGCGGCAGGATGGCCGTCCAGGAACGGCTGGGTCTACTGAAATGGGCTGACCATCATGGTGTGCTCGTCCTGGAAGACGACTACGACAGCGAGTTCCGTCACAGCAGAATGCCCCTTCCTGCCGTCGCCTCGCTGCCCACCAACGCCGAGGTAGTGCTTCTGGGAACCTTCTCGAAAAACCTCAGCCCCTGGCTGCGCTGCGGATACCTGGTGGTTCGGGGCGATGCCGGCCACCGGCTCAAGGCAGTACGTGAAGCCCTGGACACCCCGGTAGCAGGAGTACTCCAGTCGGCCCTGGCCCATTACATCCAGGAAGGCGGGCTCGCCCGCCACGTCACACGCGCCCGGCGGGAGTATTCACACCGCCGCGCCATGCTCATGCAGCGCCTGGGATTCCGCGAGGATCTCGAGCTAACGGCTCTCGACGGGGGATTGCACGCTGTCATCCGCTTCGAACAACCCGACGCCGCGGACTTGGCAGCAAAAGCCCTGCAGCAAGGGGTCCGCGTGACACCACTTGCCGGATACTATGCGGACCGCCAACCCACGAACGGTCTGATCATTGGCTACGGAGCCGTTACAGACCTGCAATTGTCCAGAGCGCTCACCATCATAAGTAGCCTGCTGAATACAACAGCTGAACACAACACCCGCCCCTGA
- a CDS encoding IS1634 family transposase, whose amino-acid sequence MVSQFVRKIRTASGAVAVQVVAKDRGQVVEIDHVGSAHTDAELELLLELARERLHPGQGMLDLGPLPRIQASTEDVADWTTAGPMPVSSPGGRRRLVAGGGRVVATASLLLWNVLTEAYSRLGFDTVGDDVFRSLVLARIVEPTSKADTIRVLEEIGAVAPSLRTVFRCLQRCNKQDYRGTLAKACLAHSVRTTGTSAMVLYDVTTLHFENEDEDALRKVGMSKEHRVDPQVQVGLLVDPAGFPLEMHLFEGNKAETTTLVPVLEAFQERHGVTDMVVVADAGMLSAGNLNALEDAGFSFIVGSRLTKAPYDLAEHFERRGDYFENGQILESRRVMGTGKNGRERRIVYQYSFKRAKRDNRNINLMIDKAERIADGKAPLKKARFLKVTGAQKALDQPTIDRARQLAGLKGYVTNLPETKMPGTAVISAYHDLWQVEASFRMTKSDLRARPVFHRQREAIEAHLTVVFAALAIARHLQEATGASIKRIVQTLRAVRSATIELNGQRLTLDPDIPLEAQNLLAELGREGH is encoded by the coding sequence ATGGTTTCACAGTTCGTGCGCAAGATTAGGACGGCCTCGGGCGCCGTCGCGGTCCAGGTCGTGGCGAAGGATCGTGGCCAGGTCGTTGAGATCGACCATGTGGGCTCGGCCCACACCGACGCCGAGTTGGAACTGCTGCTGGAGTTAGCGCGAGAGAGGCTACATCCTGGCCAGGGGATGTTGGATCTGGGCCCGCTGCCCCGGATCCAGGCCAGTACCGAGGATGTCGCCGACTGGACCACGGCCGGGCCCATGCCGGTCTCCAGCCCTGGTGGCCGCCGACGGCTCGTGGCCGGAGGCGGGCGCGTGGTCGCGACCGCTTCGCTGCTGCTCTGGAACGTCCTGACCGAGGCGTACTCCCGTCTGGGATTCGACACAGTCGGAGACGACGTGTTCAGATCTCTGGTACTCGCCCGGATCGTCGAGCCTACCTCCAAGGCCGATACCATCCGGGTCCTGGAAGAGATCGGCGCGGTTGCCCCCTCCCTGCGTACAGTCTTCCGGTGCCTGCAGCGCTGCAACAAGCAGGACTACCGCGGCACTCTGGCCAAGGCGTGCCTGGCCCACTCGGTCCGAACAACCGGGACCTCGGCCATGGTGCTCTACGACGTCACCACGCTCCACTTCGAGAACGAGGACGAGGACGCTCTGCGCAAGGTCGGGATGAGCAAGGAGCACCGCGTCGACCCGCAGGTCCAGGTCGGGCTTCTCGTGGACCCGGCCGGGTTCCCGCTGGAGATGCACCTGTTCGAGGGCAACAAGGCCGAGACGACCACTCTCGTCCCCGTTCTGGAAGCCTTCCAAGAACGCCACGGCGTGACGGACATGGTCGTGGTGGCCGATGCGGGCATGCTCTCGGCGGGGAACCTGAACGCGCTCGAGGATGCCGGGTTCTCCTTCATCGTCGGCTCCCGCCTGACCAAAGCCCCCTACGACCTCGCCGAGCACTTCGAACGCCGCGGGGACTACTTCGAAAACGGGCAGATCCTCGAATCCAGGCGCGTGATGGGCACCGGCAAGAACGGGCGGGAGCGCCGGATCGTCTACCAGTACTCCTTCAAGCGCGCCAAACGGGACAACCGCAATATCAACCTCATGATCGACAAAGCCGAACGCATCGCCGACGGGAAGGCCCCGCTGAAGAAGGCCAGATTCCTCAAGGTCACCGGCGCCCAGAAGGCTCTCGACCAGCCCACCATCGACCGCGCCCGCCAGCTCGCCGGCCTCAAGGGCTACGTCACCAACCTCCCCGAGACCAAGATGCCCGGCACCGCGGTGATCAGCGCCTACCACGACCTCTGGCAGGTCGAGGCCTCCTTCCGCATGACCAAATCCGACCTACGCGCCCGGCCCGTGTTCCACCGTCAGCGGGAGGCCATCGAAGCCCACCTCACCGTCGTGTTCGCAGCCCTCGCCATCGCACGCCATCTGCAGGAGGCCACCGGGGCATCCATCAAGCGCATCGTCCAGACCCTACGCGCAGTCCGATCAGCGACCATCGAACTCAACGGACAACGCCTGACCCTCGACCCCGACATACCGTTGGAAGCCCAAAACCTCCTCGCAGAACTCGGCCGCGAAGGTCACTAA
- a CDS encoding AIPR family protein, whose translation MGIESIEDIYRRGKAPILVSDTFTFETKGGFEVAGPTWNTYCTAVRADALRTTWTEHKSALLSPNIREYLGSRKSTQNINHNIKLTAQGNPKDFLIFNNGITALVNKYQALADEDKTSIEIDGIGIVNGGQTTGSLGELTDEEAVNLHDAWVQVRFISSADPNIVNSVVKFNNTQNKVQATDFRSGDAVQQRLRSQFESIPDAEYRGGRRGGSTDAMRREKNLLADGSVAQSLAAFHGEPNLGYNETRQIWEDDAIYARFFNESLSAKHVLFCHSLLKAVEQVKQEITALAEDDRTAQQKTHAAFLSSRGALVLTVAAIASCVEVILSEVVTSRVDIEFKKNNLKPEQGVKLWLPVVRTALSFSEQLKPATNQGLKSSSNVKAVLALFTSLMEATVSSNKSIYDDFAKNVRTKKS comes from the coding sequence ATAGGCATCGAGAGTATCGAGGACATATATCGAAGAGGGAAAGCGCCCATTCTTGTCTCTGACACTTTCACCTTCGAGACGAAGGGCGGTTTTGAAGTTGCGGGACCCACTTGGAACACATACTGCACGGCAGTCCGGGCAGACGCTCTGAGAACCACTTGGACGGAGCACAAATCTGCCCTGCTCTCCCCTAACATACGCGAATACCTCGGTTCCAGAAAGTCTACGCAGAATATCAATCACAACATCAAATTGACGGCGCAGGGGAACCCCAAGGATTTCCTTATTTTCAACAACGGCATCACGGCCTTAGTGAACAAATACCAGGCCTTAGCGGATGAAGATAAGACGTCTATCGAAATTGACGGTATTGGCATCGTGAATGGTGGACAGACAACCGGCTCCCTAGGCGAGCTAACTGATGAAGAGGCGGTCAACCTTCATGATGCCTGGGTGCAAGTTCGATTTATATCAAGCGCAGATCCAAATATTGTCAACAGCGTAGTTAAATTCAACAATACTCAAAATAAAGTCCAAGCAACTGACTTCCGCAGCGGGGACGCCGTTCAGCAGCGTCTTAGGTCGCAATTCGAGTCTATTCCTGATGCCGAATATCGCGGTGGGCGTAGAGGGGGCAGCACTGATGCTATGCGTCGTGAAAAGAATCTGCTGGCAGACGGCTCGGTTGCCCAATCACTGGCAGCTTTCCATGGCGAACCCAACCTGGGGTATAACGAAACCCGGCAAATTTGGGAGGACGACGCAATATACGCTCGGTTCTTCAATGAGTCCCTCTCTGCTAAACACGTGTTGTTCTGCCATTCGCTTCTAAAAGCCGTAGAACAAGTCAAACAAGAGATCACAGCGCTGGCAGAGGACGATCGAACGGCACAACAGAAGACTCATGCTGCATTCCTGAGCTCTCGCGGCGCTCTCGTACTGACTGTCGCCGCGATCGCGTCATGCGTAGAGGTGATCCTATCCGAAGTTGTAACCTCTCGAGTCGACATCGAGTTCAAGAAGAACAACCTAAAGCCTGAACAGGGTGTCAAGCTTTGGCTTCCAGTTGTGCGCACGGCCCTCTCCTTCTCAGAGCAACTGAAGCCGGCGACTAACCAAGGATTGAAGAGCAGCTCTAACGTAAAAGCGGTTTTGGCTCTCTTCACCTCACTTATGGAAGCCACAGTAAGTAGCAATAAAAGCATCTACGACGACTTCGCCAAGAATGTGAGGACGAAGAAATCGTAA
- a CDS encoding S8 family serine peptidase, with amino-acid sequence MNQPRTDTAISMAGRTFDPLVEQDLQSNLDEPIDMASEPAWIVQFFETLKAEATEQLRSEFGLKLTEYVPRNCYIEVLDPATAAQLRSDERVRAVAQMTNDLKVSAELRNEEQVDEPTAPAPIDVIAFNSQAESVLTQVQELLPPERIIAVLDERPLGGKFLIRITGNSATAARIAEMQGVRWVQEVPEVSEDRGGTAGNPVLTTAGRIPEIERLGLTGAGQVIGMIDNGPPDLDHCFFTDTEHPQPGPNHRKVLLVRNSAQRPTGKHATFTCGIAAGDAAGGLGAHPQRGVASGARLTCGNVSDVKTTSTIMIELAAASQSGATVHSNSWHAKPQGVGRPATYDPHSAGVDAFVSANEDHVVVGSSGNSDEEQGPPGTAKNALCVSATAVGQPGDTVGDGNAGPTADGRRKPDLTGVGCGVMSARIGTLCELNAAAVPCASSYATPWVAAVLTLVRQQLIEGRYRDGHPRPEDGFAPTAALIRAIALNSTVATGNNTEIPSPTRGWGALKPVAALGQHAPRLLLDVRNKDGLVTGATCLLQFSLEQSAPLAVTLNWTEPPGTIGSDNSAINNLDLRVTAPNGDVFLGNHFIAGQSAPGGVPDTLNPTEMVVVDAQPGQWSAEVIATEVNFGPTQGFALVVSGAITPDSQSANSDQQVRQTRPIP; translated from the coding sequence ATGAACCAGCCTCGCACGGATACCGCCATCTCGATGGCCGGACGCACTTTCGATCCACTCGTTGAACAGGACCTCCAGTCGAACCTTGACGAGCCGATCGACATGGCGAGCGAACCCGCCTGGATCGTCCAGTTTTTCGAGACTCTCAAGGCCGAGGCAACCGAGCAGCTCCGATCCGAATTCGGCCTGAAACTTACCGAATACGTGCCCCGCAACTGCTATATCGAAGTGCTCGACCCGGCCACGGCGGCACAACTGCGAAGCGATGAGCGGGTGCGGGCGGTCGCGCAGATGACCAACGATCTCAAAGTTTCGGCCGAGTTACGCAACGAAGAGCAGGTCGACGAGCCAACCGCCCCCGCACCTATCGACGTGATCGCCTTTAATTCGCAGGCAGAGTCGGTTCTTACCCAAGTACAGGAACTTCTCCCACCGGAGCGGATCATCGCCGTCCTCGACGAACGGCCACTGGGAGGCAAGTTCCTGATCCGCATCACCGGCAACTCCGCCACTGCGGCACGGATCGCTGAAATGCAAGGTGTCCGCTGGGTCCAGGAAGTGCCCGAGGTCAGCGAAGACCGAGGAGGCACCGCAGGGAACCCGGTGCTCACGACGGCAGGCCGGATACCCGAGATCGAAAGGCTGGGCCTGACCGGAGCCGGCCAGGTCATCGGAATGATCGACAACGGACCACCGGACCTCGACCACTGCTTCTTCACCGACACCGAACACCCGCAGCCCGGGCCCAACCACCGGAAAGTCCTGCTGGTACGCAACTCCGCCCAGAGGCCAACAGGCAAACACGCCACCTTCACCTGCGGCATCGCCGCCGGCGACGCTGCAGGCGGCCTCGGCGCGCACCCACAGCGAGGAGTCGCCTCCGGCGCCCGCCTGACATGCGGCAACGTCAGCGACGTCAAGACCACAAGCACCATAATGATCGAACTGGCCGCCGCCTCCCAGAGCGGTGCGACAGTGCACAGCAACAGCTGGCACGCCAAACCGCAAGGCGTCGGCCGCCCGGCCACCTACGACCCGCACTCGGCAGGCGTGGACGCCTTCGTTTCGGCGAACGAAGACCACGTCGTCGTCGGATCGAGCGGCAACAGCGACGAAGAGCAGGGCCCCCCTGGCACAGCGAAGAATGCCCTCTGCGTCAGCGCTACAGCAGTAGGCCAACCCGGAGACACCGTCGGCGACGGCAACGCGGGACCGACCGCCGATGGACGCCGAAAGCCGGACCTGACGGGTGTCGGATGCGGCGTCATGTCCGCCCGGATCGGCACACTATGCGAGCTAAACGCCGCGGCTGTCCCCTGCGCGAGCAGCTACGCCACCCCATGGGTCGCCGCTGTCCTAACCCTCGTCCGCCAACAACTCATCGAGGGACGGTACCGTGACGGACATCCGCGGCCCGAAGACGGTTTCGCGCCGACGGCGGCACTGATCCGGGCGATCGCACTCAACTCGACCGTCGCGACCGGCAACAATACCGAGATACCGAGCCCCACACGGGGCTGGGGCGCGCTCAAACCCGTTGCGGCACTGGGACAGCACGCCCCACGCCTGCTGCTCGACGTGCGGAATAAGGATGGGCTCGTAACCGGTGCGACGTGTCTGCTTCAATTCTCCCTCGAGCAATCCGCCCCCCTCGCCGTCACACTCAACTGGACGGAACCGCCGGGCACGATCGGCTCGGACAACAGCGCCATCAACAACCTCGACCTCCGGGTGACCGCACCGAACGGCGACGTGTTTCTGGGTAACCATTTCATCGCCGGCCAGTCAGCGCCCGGCGGCGTCCCGGACACGCTCAACCCAACCGAAATGGTCGTGGTAGACGCCCAACCCGGTCAGTGGAGCGCCGAAGTCATCGCAACTGAAGTCAACTTCGGACCCACGCAAGGGTTCGCACTCGTGGTGAGCGGCGCAATTACGCCCGATTCGCAGTCCGCTAACAGTGACCAGCAAGTCCGGCAGACCCGCCCTATCCCCTAG